From the genome of Sulfitobacter sp. DSM 110093, one region includes:
- a CDS encoding MFS transporter, with protein sequence MQDDTAQRAFETISGADDPAEGLGDKAQQAEARNGLRHIVSLSMTKVADGLIDPKLVLAWLLSALGAPAVFAGALVPIREAGSLLPQIALAGMVERMARRKWAWVVGSVGQGVAAALIALAALSLEGAAAGYAVCAALALLAVCRAACSVSFKDILGKTVGKTRRGSVTGLAGSVSSVGVVIFAGLLMSGLFQSRGVVVTAIALAAALWIGAAVLFSTIKETPSEPDKSAGVDFNLLRGNCDLWLFILVRGLLVSTALAPPYLVVLAGPSETGQLGQLGALVMASALASLVSSYVWGRLSDMSSRRVLMLTGIVGAVAMALAVLLWFLGMAQAVWAMPGVLFILMIAYHGVRQGRSTYLVDMAPKDSRAAYAAVSNTVIGVLLLLAGVLGGGAALIGPQATLMLFALMAVAAAVLAHWLPEVEHPDDG encoded by the coding sequence ATGCAAGACGACACGGCGCAGCGCGCTTTTGAGACGATTTCGGGCGCGGATGACCCAGCTGAAGGCTTGGGGGACAAGGCCCAGCAAGCCGAGGCCCGTAATGGGCTGCGCCATATCGTGTCGCTATCGATGACCAAGGTCGCAGACGGGTTGATTGACCCTAAGCTGGTGTTGGCATGGCTGTTAAGCGCCCTTGGCGCGCCTGCGGTTTTCGCGGGTGCCTTAGTGCCGATCCGCGAGGCCGGGTCACTGTTGCCGCAGATCGCGCTGGCTGGAATGGTCGAACGGATGGCGCGGCGCAAATGGGCATGGGTGGTGGGCTCGGTCGGGCAGGGGGTGGCGGCGGCGTTGATCGCGCTTGCAGCTCTCAGTCTTGAGGGGGCCGCAGCGGGCTATGCGGTGTGCGCGGCCTTGGCGCTGCTGGCTGTGTGCCGGGCTGCCTGTTCGGTGTCGTTTAAGGATATCCTTGGCAAGACCGTGGGAAAGACGCGGCGCGGATCGGTGACGGGGCTGGCTGGGTCGGTGTCATCGGTGGGTGTGGTGATCTTTGCGGGGCTGCTGATGTCTGGCCTGTTTCAGAGCCGGGGCGTCGTCGTCACGGCAATCGCGCTGGCGGCGGCTCTGTGGATCGGCGCTGCGGTGTTGTTTTCAACGATCAAAGAGACACCAAGCGAGCCTGACAAAAGCGCCGGCGTCGATTTCAATCTATTGCGCGGCAATTGCGACCTGTGGCTTTTCATTCTGGTGCGCGGCCTATTGGTATCGACCGCCCTTGCGCCGCCCTATCTGGTGGTGCTGGCCGGACCGTCCGAGACCGGGCAGTTGGGCCAACTGGGTGCGCTGGTGATGGCCTCTGCACTGGCGTCTTTGGTCAGTTCTTATGTCTGGGGGCGGCTGTCGGATATGTCGAGCCGCCGGGTGCTGATGCTGACAGGAATCGTGGGCGCGGTGGCGATGGCGCTGGCGGTGCTGCTGTGGTTCCTTGGCATGGCGCAGGCGGTCTGGGCAATGCCCGGCGTGCTGTTCATCTTGATGATCGCCTATCACGGCGTGCGGCAGGGGCGGTCGACCTATCTGGTTGATATGGCACCCAAAGACAGCCGCGCGGCCTATGCTGCCGTTAGTAATACGGTGATTGGGGTTCTGTTGCTGCTGGCCGGGGTGCTGGGCGGAGGGGCCGCGTTGATCGGGCCGCAGGCGACGCTGATGCTATTTGCCTTGATGGCAGTTGCCGCCGCCGTTCTGGCTCATTGGCTGCCCGAGGTGGAACATCCGGATGACGGGTGA
- a CDS encoding alpha/beta hydrolase: MADSTFIDTPEGRRIAYHYTAGAGPCVVFLGGLKSDMMGTKAVFLEDWARAEGRAFLRFDYSGHGESSGSFAEGCIGDWHEDTLAAVEALTEGPLIVVGSSMGGWQALLLARQRPERIAGLIGIAAAPDFTEDGYWANFTDAQKQALEEVGQVELPSDYMEPYVITRRMIEDGRKRLVLRDPLTLPFPVRLLQGTADTAVSTETAVRLLEHAQSPDMRLTLVKDADHRFSDEHCLALIVQAIEEVSAQ, from the coding sequence ATGGCAGACAGCACATTCATCGACACCCCAGAAGGGCGGCGCATCGCCTATCACTACACAGCGGGCGCAGGGCCCTGCGTTGTATTCCTCGGCGGGCTGAAGTCTGACATGATGGGAACCAAGGCGGTCTTTCTTGAAGACTGGGCACGGGCCGAGGGACGGGCGTTTCTCCGGTTCGACTATTCGGGTCACGGCGAATCCTCGGGCAGCTTTGCCGAAGGCTGTATCGGCGACTGGCACGAAGACACATTGGCAGCGGTCGAAGCACTGACCGAAGGGCCGCTGATCGTCGTGGGGTCGTCTATGGGCGGCTGGCAGGCGCTGCTGTTGGCGCGGCAGCGGCCTGAGCGTATTGCCGGGTTGATCGGCATCGCCGCCGCACCTGATTTTACCGAAGATGGCTATTGGGCGAATTTTACCGATGCGCAGAAACAGGCGTTGGAAGAGGTCGGACAGGTCGAACTGCCGTCGGACTATATGGAGCCCTACGTCATCACCCGCCGCATGATTGAAGATGGGCGCAAGCGGCTGGTACTGCGCGACCCTCTCACGCTGCCGTTTCCCGTGCGGCTGCTGCAAGGCACCGCAGATACCGCCGTTAGCACGGAGACGGCTGTTCGGCTGTTAGAGCACGCCCAAAGCCCCGATATGCGCCTGACACTGGTCAAAGACGCCGACCACCGCTTTTCCGATGAGCATTGTTTGGCGTTGATCGTGCAGGCGATCGAAGAGGTGTCGGCCCAATAA
- a CDS encoding alpha/beta fold hydrolase has translation MAEPLVLLPGMMCDARAFAPQIEALSPRSTVVLAPITQGERIEEIASGLLDQLPQRFALVGQGMGGVVALELLRRAPDRISRIALLATHVLAELPAIAADREPQIVMAQSGKLREAMQSRMASGFLAPGVGRGEVLTRAMEMAETLGGDVFVRQSRALQRRRDQQAVLRKCKVPALVLCGEHDALCPVKRHAFMAEMIPYAKLTVLEDAGHMPSLEQPEATTAALRDWMLQPLAL, from the coding sequence ATGGCTGAGCCGCTCGTTCTATTGCCCGGTATGATGTGTGACGCCCGTGCATTTGCCCCGCAGATTGAGGCGCTTTCGCCCCGGTCCACGGTTGTGCTGGCGCCGATCACCCAAGGGGAGCGCATAGAAGAGATCGCCTCAGGTCTTTTGGATCAACTGCCGCAGCGCTTCGCGCTGGTGGGGCAGGGGATGGGCGGCGTTGTGGCGCTGGAACTGCTGCGCCGCGCCCCCGATCGCATCAGCCGCATCGCCTTGCTGGCCACCCATGTATTGGCCGAACTTCCGGCAATTGCAGCCGACCGTGAGCCGCAGATCGTTATGGCACAGTCAGGCAAACTGCGAGAGGCGATGCAGTCGCGTATGGCGTCGGGCTTTCTTGCGCCCGGCGTTGGGCGTGGCGAAGTGCTGACACGTGCGATGGAAATGGCCGAGACGCTGGGCGGCGATGTTTTTGTGCGCCAATCCCGTGCGCTACAACGCCGCCGAGACCAACAAGCAGTGCTGCGCAAATGCAAAGTGCCAGCGCTGGTGCTTTGCGGCGAACATGACGCGCTTTGCCCGGTTAAGCGTCATGCTTTCATGGCCGAAATGATCCCTTATGCCAAGCTAACAGTGCTGGAGGATGCAGGCCATATGCCCAGTCTTGAGCAACCAGAGGCCACAACCGCCGCGCTGCGCGACTGGATGCTTCAACCTCTGGCGCTGTAA